The Solibacillus sp. FSL W7-1464 genome contains a region encoding:
- a CDS encoding MBL fold metallo-hydrolase, with product MEVHKIVIPTPYAVGDVNAFLVKGDALTLFDAGPKTEEAYEAIKWGLHAAGYDMKDVEQVVLTHHHPDHAGWIDAFPGAEVLGHQYVDYWMKKEPEFLQYHERFFKKLLIEQGVPEKYVDRILHVKGEIELFGTIPLTGYLKEGDEVPGHPGMKVYETPGHAQSHLIFVEENTRECIGGDLLLERTSSNPLIEPPLDLSMKRPKSLLQYNESLKRLKNLEISKVYAGHGGELTNIEPLIDERLEKQRQRALKVYGLLNTPQTNFEMTTQLFERIYQQQLGLTLSETLGQFDYLIDQGMVEIEERDGIQFYKKSDITLHASREANKSLNKTGY from the coding sequence ATGGAAGTACATAAAATTGTTATACCTACACCATATGCAGTGGGGGATGTAAATGCTTTTTTAGTAAAGGGAGATGCACTGACTTTATTTGATGCCGGGCCGAAAACGGAAGAAGCGTATGAAGCGATCAAATGGGGGTTGCACGCAGCAGGTTATGATATGAAAGATGTGGAACAGGTCGTCTTAACGCACCATCATCCGGATCATGCCGGCTGGATCGATGCATTTCCAGGGGCGGAAGTGTTAGGGCATCAATATGTTGATTACTGGATGAAAAAAGAGCCGGAGTTTCTGCAGTATCATGAGCGATTTTTCAAAAAGCTTTTAATCGAGCAGGGCGTGCCGGAAAAATATGTGGACCGGATTTTACATGTTAAAGGGGAAATTGAGCTATTCGGTACGATTCCATTGACAGGTTATTTAAAAGAGGGCGATGAAGTGCCAGGTCATCCTGGTATGAAAGTATATGAAACACCCGGACATGCACAAAGCCATCTGATTTTTGTTGAAGAGAATACCCGTGAATGCATCGGCGGTGATTTACTGCTGGAACGCACATCATCGAATCCATTAATCGAGCCGCCGCTTGATTTATCGATGAAACGTCCTAAATCACTGTTGCAATATAATGAATCACTTAAACGCCTGAAAAATCTAGAAATATCGAAAGTGTATGCTGGTCATGGCGGAGAACTGACAAATATCGAACCGCTCATTGATGAACGGTTGGAAAAACAGAGACAACGCGCATTGAAAGTATACGGTCTGCTCAATACACCGCAAACTAACTTTGAAATGACCACTCAATTATTCGAACGCATTTATCAGCAGCAATTAGGCCTGACATTATCTGAAACATTAGGGCAGTTTGATTATTTGATAGATCAAGGTATGGTCGAGATTGAAGAACGTGACGGGATTCAGTTTTATAAGAAAAGTGATATTACTCTACATGCTTCAAGAGAAGCGAATAAATCATTAAATAAAACTGGGTATTAA